The Vanrija pseudolonga chromosome 1, complete sequence genomic sequence GAACAGCGCGCCTCACCTCCAGCTCCTTCACACCGACAGCTTTGACGAGCACATGAGCTCCAAACTTGTTGTTTGCGATCGGAACGACATCGTTCCTGATTTATTGGGTCAGATCCTGTCATCCGAATGCCCGCCAGTACCCACTCGATAACCTTGATGAAATTAATCTTGTCCTCTGTAGTTCCCTTATCGAGGAGTTGTTGGCAGAGATAGTTGCCATTAGACGTGAAACAGAGAGGCTTGGCCCACTCGAGGATCACGCTAATGAGGTAGTGGGTGATCGGCATCGAACGCGGCTGCCCTAGCCTGCTCTGTGGTGAGTGTCAGTATCAGCAATCTCTTGCCGGGTTTCCTACTCCAAGGGCATTGGCAGCAATCTTGAGAGTGGCCCTGGTCATTGTTAGCGGGTTGTCCATGGGAGACGTGAACCCACGCTTGAGTGTTGTTCTTGGGCTCCTGGTGGGCAATGGTCCAAACAAGTGGGCGGATGAGGTCATGCTCGCTCCTTGGGTCCATCCTCATGTAGTCGAGTTTTCCGCTCAGGATAAGATCAACAGTTTGTTGCGAAGGGTGGTACGTCGAGGGCTAGGTTCAGGTTAGTGTCCGACGGGCGCAATGACATTACGTCTTGGAGAGTCGCCGCCAGGTTGGGAGAGGAATGGAACCCCATGTGGCGATCGGGGATGCTGTGACCACCGGCCTGGTACAGGCTATCGCGGAAGGGCGGAAGATAGTTCTGGTTGTCATACGACggtggtgtgtgggtggtgggggacGTGGGGCCAAGGGCTCTGCCGGCAATCTGTCGAGGGCGGTCAATGATACCGCCGGGCTGTTGGTTACGTATGAGAGAGGACAGCTGATGCACCTCGTGGACCAGGCGGGCATTCTCAGTTTGCATGATGCTCCTCTCCACAGTGAGATGGGCGATCTGTTTCTGGAGAGCCCGGATCTGATCGTCTTTCTGGGTGGCCGTCAGCCACAACGCGAACCTTTCTTGCAATGTACTCACTTCAGTTTCGGGGTCCATGACTAACCCTAACTTATTGGGAGGGGACCAGATACCACCGCTGATGCCTGGGAGGAAGGGAGTAGCCTGGGCCACCGGTACGATGTCATCGTTACGGAGGAAGGCATGGCCCTTTAGCTAGCCGGTCAGTTGAACCACCGCTGACTACCAGCCTGGCGACGGATGGACTCACTGGGTCCTGTTGGTTCATCATGTCGTGGGTGCTGGTtgaagacggcggcgacacctctactgtcgacggcgacttgTCAAATAACGTGATAGGAGTAGACAGCCAGGATCCCGGGCTCGTGTTCCACCGCTTGAGCGTGGGTGGCGCATCGCGTTGGGGAAGGTCTGGGCTGCTCCCCGAGTCTGTCGATGGCGGCTCTGGCGAAGGGGCAGTGACGGGGAAGGAGGATGAGAAAGGGAAGATGGACGTATTAATGCGGTTGCCACCCGGCGCAGTGCTGGTAGCGATGGCAGCGTCCATGTTGACAGCGGCCTACGAAGCCATGGGCAAGAGGAGGGGTCGGTCGGGACGAGGGAAGGTCGTGTGGATGAACGAATGTATGCTGATAGAGAAGGTGGTGTGCGGTGTGGGTGTTGAGATgacgagagggagagaggtcaagtggtgggggtggtggtgtgagtcACAAGATTTGGGTGAGGGAGAGTGGGTGAAGATGGAGGGGGTTGGGGGAGAGAGCGGTGTGTGTAGGTGGGAGGATGGAGGGAGATGAGAAGTTAATAGAAGTTGTGTATGTGTGTTGATCAAAGTCAAAAGGCAATCGCGAGTGTGTATGCAGGGCTTTGTCCTTTAAATAAgggcggggggggggctCCGGTCGACTGGACTCGCGGCGGGGGGGCaacacgacgcgacgctgccTGTCGttggcaccgccgccgccgtcgccgccgtcattgTCGCCGCCATCTTCCTCCAAAACAACCCCTGCGCCCCTGCATTGCCACTTGAACCACACATTGACACCACGTGGGAAGTTACGTAACAACCAACCACACTGACGGGATCAATTCCTCCGCTGGCTCCCGGCTTCGTtgatgcttgcttgctgcttgctgcccTTTGCACCCACCTTGACTGGCTGGCTACAAGCACATCTCGACAGCCTCCAACCCGCCGCAACGAGCACAACAGCCACCATGCCCGAGTACCACCCCTCAATGGACACCTACAGGCGTGAGTAGATCGAGCGGGTGACCaggcgccgtgccgccccggcgcgctgcggcctcgtcgcgcgcgcacgccggcccCGCTCGGCACACGTCCCATGCCTAGATCCGATGCTGATGCCTTATCTCTTTCCCTGCGTCCTCTTGTCAACATTTGTGTCGCGCCCCGTCATGCTGTGACCGACGGCCTACCTGGAACTCAACCCGACTCGCCATacaccacctcctcgcctcgctgtcgccgttTTGTGGACCCGAtacttgtcgtcgtcgctgttcTCCACCGACGTtcgctcaccgccgacgatcctcctcccccgcctaTCCCTGCCTGCCATGCGCCAACTCGCGGCCATCGCTCTCTGTCCCattcctcgacgcgctcataCCCACCCCTCTGCCCGCCAACCCTCACCCTTGGCCCAACAGAAAagatcgccgcgcgcgacgagcacgtccgCGAGTCCTGGATCAAGGCCATGGAGGCCCGCATTgtccgcggcgagctccAGAAGTGCTACAAGTACGAGGGCGTCAACCACTACGAGAACTGCAAGGAGCTGGCCGAGAAGTACGCGCACATGATCCGCGACAATGCGGTGGGTATCGCTGGCGAAGTTGGCATCTTGTGTCAGCGCTGACCATCCCAGATCAAGGGCTACAAGACCATCGACACCGAGTAGACCCTGCCGTAACAAACAATGCATCAACATATATAGGAGAAGAGGGGAGCCCAGGTGGCTTCAAACTAATACGAGCCACCTCGCGGCCAGGCTGCCTCGTGCCACGCCTCAGGGGCTGGGACGCAGCACGCCACTGACATAGCTGACGCTGCTGTCTCTGATGTTCGTACACCGCGAGCTCTGCTCGTAGCGCACAAAGACGAAGTGGACGTAGTCGGCCGCGTGCTGGCCGG encodes the following:
- the mcp2 gene encoding Meiotic coiled-coil protein 2: MMNQQDPLKGHAFLRNDDIVPVAQATPFLPGISGGIWSPPNKLGLVMDPETEVSTLQERFALWLTATQKDDQIRALQKQIAHLTVERSIMQTENARLVHEVHQLSSLIRNQQPGGIIDRPRQIAGRALGPTSPTTHTPPSYDNQNYLPPFRDSLYQAGGHSIPDRHMGFHSSPNLAATLQDPSTYHPSQQTVDLILSGKLDYMRMDPRSEHDLIRPLVWTIAHQEPKNNTQAATLKIAANALGSRLGQPRSMPITHYLISVILEWAKPLCFTSNGNYLCQQLLDKGTTEDKINFIKVIENDVVPIANNKFGAHVLVKAVGVKELEGLISAALLKYGIYESMQTGARKVWRPYLCKCRSHNQTEIFDKIKETMKGRWADLAVSNENGSISVQQIFEGCANQDLIDACFHEASYISGVITDIQILEDISRVANNQFGHFAINKLLNFHETFIKPVSHAILTAYPPLATNHHGVQFVEFVISSNRIQQRNNIVKYIESLCSQKDGRTPAMVPVANSSVGRGHLQSILRQVPPGERALMSRVHNTCRQFQTTLRNSQSGNELLRSLSIINTPARRV
- the nuo-12.3 gene encoding NADH-ubiquinone oxidoreductase subunit, mitochondrial, encoding MPEYHPSMDTYRQKIAARDEHVRESWIKAMEARIVRGELQKCYKYEGVNHYENCKELAEKYAHMIRDNAIKGYKTIDTE